A genomic segment from Chitinophaga niabensis encodes:
- a CDS encoding S10 family peptidase — translation MKSILTAALLIGCTSLYAQKAPATDSADGKFYSKGGTNRALNIDAGVTTSHTVTIKGQTVPYKVTAGSLPVWDDDGKVIAGVFYTYFERSNVADRNARPLVFSFNGGPGTASVWMQIGYTGPRILKIDDEGYPVQPYGLKDNPNSILDVADIVYVDPVNTGFSRMANKDVQGSKFFGVNQDVRYLAEWINTFITRYKRWASPKYLVGESYGTTRVSGLALELQNSQWIYVNGVVLVSPTELGIERDGPMAAALRLPYYAATAWYHKALPADLQQKDLPVMLQEVEAFTIKDYIPALAEGGFISDARRKEIAAKVARYAGISEKAVLQNNLDIPTGFFWKELLRERGYTVGRLDSRYLGLDRKDAGQNVDFNAELTSWLHSFTPAINMYLREELNYKTDLKYYMFGPVFPWDNTGNRTGENLRQAMAQNPYLHVLIQSGYYDGACDYFNAKYSMWQMDPSGKLKDRLSWEGYRSGHMMYLRKDDLATSNEHLREFIQKSIPKQGQAAKY, via the coding sequence ATGAAAAGTATCCTAACGGCAGCCTTATTGATCGGCTGCACCAGCCTATATGCTCAGAAAGCCCCGGCTACAGACTCGGCCGATGGCAAATTCTATTCAAAAGGAGGCACTAACCGCGCCCTGAATATCGATGCGGGCGTTACCACCTCTCATACCGTTACCATCAAGGGGCAGACAGTACCCTACAAAGTTACCGCCGGCAGCCTCCCTGTTTGGGACGATGATGGAAAAGTAATTGCAGGCGTTTTCTATACGTATTTTGAAAGATCAAACGTAGCAGACCGTAATGCCCGCCCATTGGTATTTTCCTTCAATGGTGGGCCCGGCACCGCTTCCGTATGGATGCAGATCGGTTATACCGGCCCACGCATCCTCAAAATAGACGATGAAGGATATCCTGTACAGCCTTACGGCCTGAAGGATAATCCAAATTCTATCCTGGACGTGGCAGATATTGTATACGTAGACCCCGTGAACACGGGCTTTTCAAGAATGGCCAATAAAGATGTGCAGGGCAGTAAGTTCTTTGGTGTAAACCAGGATGTACGTTACCTCGCAGAATGGATCAATACATTCATCACACGTTATAAACGCTGGGCTTCTCCCAAATACCTCGTGGGCGAAAGTTATGGCACCACCCGTGTATCCGGCCTGGCACTGGAATTACAGAACTCCCAGTGGATCTATGTGAACGGCGTGGTACTGGTATCGCCTACCGAATTAGGCATAGAAAGAGATGGCCCTATGGCCGCAGCGCTCCGTTTGCCTTATTATGCCGCTACCGCATGGTACCATAAAGCCTTACCGGCAGACCTTCAGCAGAAAGACCTGCCTGTGATGTTACAGGAAGTAGAAGCATTTACCATCAAAGACTATATCCCTGCACTGGCAGAAGGTGGTTTTATCAGCGATGCCCGCAGGAAAGAGATAGCAGCTAAAGTAGCCCGTTATGCCGGTATTTCCGAGAAGGCGGTACTGCAGAATAACCTGGATATCCCCACTGGTTTCTTCTGGAAGGAATTACTCCGTGAGCGTGGTTATACGGTGGGGCGGCTGGATTCCCGCTACCTGGGTCTTGATCGTAAAGATGCAGGGCAGAATGTGGATTTCAACGCGGAATTAACCTCCTGGCTGCATTCCTTCACACCGGCGATCAATATGTACCTGAGAGAAGAACTGAACTATAAAACGGACCTGAAGTATTACATGTTCGGCCCCGTATTTCCATGGGATAATACCGGCAACAGAACAGGAGAGAACTTAAGACAAGCCATGGCGCAGAACCCATACCTGCACGTACTGATCCAGAGTGGTTATTACGATGGCGCCTGCGATTATTTCAATGCGAAATACAGCATGTGGCAAATGGACCCAAGCGGCAAACTGAAAGACCGCCTCTCCTGGGAAGGCTATCGCAGCGGGCATATGATGTACCTGCGTAAAGATGACCTCGCCACCAGTAACGAACATCTAAGGGAATTTATTCAGAAGTCTATTCCCAAACAGGGGCAGGCTGCAAAATATTAA